Proteins from one Oscillatoria nigro-viridis PCC 7112 genomic window:
- a CDS encoding multicopper oxidase domain-containing protein has translation MTDLSDRPAIKKAGRWSRRQLLQLGIAGAGVAGGAIALQNLTRKPTSVARIPPMPADALTVSNINPMQIARDFDYGTVTRENGRTVREFRLEANTSIVQLNSAVTFNTWNVNNRVPGPTLRATEGDRIRVIFSNKGGHSHSLHFHGIHPTEMDGVKPVRNGSVFIYEFDANPYGVHLYHCHIAPVTRHIGKGLYGMFIIDPPKPRPPADEIMLVMGGYDVNEDEKNELYAFNGLPNYYMNNPIPIYKNQLIRLYVLNLIEYEAAVTFHLHANFFDVYRTGMTLTPSERTDVITMGVAERHILEFTYGYAGKYMFHPHQDAIAEAGCMGVFEVIT, from the coding sequence ATGACAGATTTATCCGATCGTCCCGCCATTAAAAAGGCTGGGCGCTGGAGTCGCCGCCAACTGCTACAGCTAGGAATAGCTGGGGCTGGGGTAGCGGGGGGCGCGATCGCACTTCAAAACTTGACTCGCAAACCGACATCAGTCGCGAGAATACCGCCCATGCCCGCAGATGCACTCACCGTCAGCAATATCAACCCGATGCAAATTGCGCGGGATTTTGATTACGGCACCGTGACGCGCGAAAACGGGCGCACGGTTCGGGAATTTCGCCTGGAAGCTAATACTTCGATCGTCCAACTTAACAGCGCCGTCACTTTCAACACCTGGAACGTGAACAATCGCGTGCCGGGGCCGACATTGAGGGCAACAGAGGGCGATCGCATCCGCGTCATCTTTTCTAACAAAGGTGGACATTCTCACTCGCTGCACTTTCACGGCATTCACCCCACAGAAATGGATGGCGTTAAACCAGTGAGAAACGGTTCGGTATTTATTTATGAATTCGATGCCAATCCTTACGGAGTGCATCTATATCACTGCCATATTGCTCCCGTAACACGCCACATCGGTAAAGGACTATATGGAATGTTCATTATCGATCCGCCAAAACCCCGTCCTCCCGCCGATGAAATCATGTTAGTCATGGGGGGATATGACGTAAATGAGGACGAAAAAAACGAATTATACGCTTTTAATGGGTTGCCCAATTATTACATGAATAACCCCATACCTATTTACAAAAATCAGTTAATTCGACTCTACGTACTCAACCTAATTGAGTACGAAGCAGCAGTAACATTCCACTTGCACGCAAACTTTTTTGACGTATATCGCACGGGAATGACTTTAACTCCCAGTGAAAGAACCGATGTAATCACAATGGGAGTAGCTGAAAGACATATTTTAGAATTTACTTACGGCTACGCTGGAAAATATATGTTTCATCCCCATCAAGATGCGATCGCCGAAGCTGGCTGCATGGGGGTATTTGAAGTCATCACTTAA
- a CDS encoding DUF2808 domain-containing protein, with translation MKKLIYAAAFTLLLASNASATVAGGAIQNANVPHLTHSGAHPNKARFQGATHHFEVHVQGKALSALAIELPEDVKLRSGIEVKNPSGQKIESQVSVNNRKATVVFSQPISPDTTISIDMRGIQTPGYSRNWMYAISGKMVGINAEIPLGTVLIQTY, from the coding sequence ATGAAAAAGTTAATTTACGCTGCTGCATTTACTTTATTGCTGGCATCTAATGCCTCCGCTACTGTTGCAGGAGGAGCCATTCAAAATGCTAATGTTCCTCACCTCACACACAGCGGCGCTCATCCCAATAAAGCTCGCTTTCAGGGTGCTACGCATCATTTTGAAGTTCACGTTCAGGGAAAAGCTCTTTCGGCACTTGCAATTGAGTTGCCGGAGGATGTGAAACTGCGTAGCGGAATTGAGGTAAAAAATCCATCTGGTCAAAAAATCGAGTCTCAAGTTTCTGTGAATAATCGAAAAGCGACAGTGGTTTTCTCCCAACCTATTTCTCCTGATACCACTATATCAATTGATATGCGAGGCATTCAAACTCCTGGTTACAGTCGGAATTGGATGTACGCTATCTCTGGTAAAATGGTGGGAATAAACGCAGAAATACCACTCGGAACAGTTTTAATTCAAACATACTAA
- a CDS encoding COG4705 family protein, with protein MSKLPQITAFFWIMKICATTLGETAGDLLSMTLNVGYAVSSMILMGVFLTTLVSQLISKSYNPLLYWTVILSTSTAGTTMSDYMDRTLKLGYTTGSAILLTILLAILAFWRFSVGSLSVNNVKTPKTELLYWTAILFSNTLGTALGDFLADTSGLGFAGGALLISSLLALVLAAHYFTQISEVLLFWIAFVLTRPFGATLGDVLTKPHEKGGLDFGTGGSSIVLLSILGVCILFTTLKQRRLIAPEPSSNE; from the coding sequence ATGAGCAAACTCCCACAAATCACTGCGTTCTTTTGGATAATGAAGATATGTGCAACCACTTTGGGAGAAACAGCAGGAGACCTTTTATCGATGACGTTAAACGTGGGCTATGCGGTTAGTTCCATGATATTGATGGGAGTGTTCTTAACGACTCTTGTGTCTCAATTGATATCGAAAAGCTATAACCCATTGCTTTATTGGACTGTCATCCTTTCAACCAGCACGGCTGGTACAACGATGTCAGATTACATGGATCGTACTTTAAAGCTTGGCTACACTACAGGGTCTGCGATTTTACTTACTATTCTCTTGGCTATTTTGGCCTTCTGGCGATTCAGTGTTGGATCTCTATCTGTTAATAACGTCAAAACCCCTAAAACTGAGCTGCTTTATTGGACTGCAATTCTATTTTCCAATACTTTGGGTACTGCCTTGGGCGATTTCCTAGCCGATACTTCTGGACTTGGATTTGCAGGAGGAGCTTTGCTAATTTCTAGTTTACTTGCTCTAGTATTGGCAGCGCATTACTTTACCCAAATTTCGGAAGTCTTGTTGTTTTGGATTGCGTTTGTCCTCACCAGACCATTTGGTGCAACACTGGGGGATGTTCTGACAAAACCACACGAAAAAGGTGGCCTCGATTTTGGTACTGGTGGCTCATCTATAGTCCTTCTATCAATACTTGGAGTTTGTATCCTGTTCACAACTCTAAAGCAGAGAAGACTAATCGCGCCTGAGCCTTCTAGCAATGAATGA
- a CDS encoding phosphatase PAP2 family protein, with protein MLSKSYQFWLRHINPHITTLIVTIGVVGIASCLSIIFLLAWLFEEVLEKQAFGFDTAWIYWVHGYATPNLDAVMLTITQLADARVVVVIVALTLGILWWRNHRSEAKIFAIACLGAFILNNGMKLFFAKPRPHIFPSLISETSFSFPSGHALGGFVMYGFLAYLLSSRFPKYSKFIYTLAVITIAAIGLSRIYIGVHWPTDIIAGYGVGYIWLMLCITMLKLQTRQV; from the coding sequence ATGTTAAGCAAGAGTTACCAGTTTTGGTTGCGCCATATCAACCCTCACATAACGACTCTAATCGTGACAATTGGTGTTGTTGGAATTGCCAGTTGCCTGTCGATTATTTTTCTTTTAGCTTGGCTATTTGAAGAAGTATTAGAAAAACAAGCTTTTGGGTTTGATACAGCTTGGATATACTGGGTACACGGGTATGCAACTCCTAATCTAGATGCTGTGATGCTGACAATTACTCAGCTTGCAGATGCCCGTGTAGTAGTAGTTATTGTGGCACTCACGTTGGGAATTCTTTGGTGGCGCAATCACCGTTCAGAAGCTAAAATTTTTGCCATTGCTTGTTTGGGAGCTTTTATTCTCAATAACGGCATGAAGTTATTTTTTGCTAAACCTCGTCCCCATATTTTTCCGAGTTTAATTTCTGAAACATCTTTTAGTTTTCCTAGCGGTCACGCTTTAGGAGGTTTTGTAATGTATGGGTTTCTAGCTTACCTGCTTTCTAGTCGCTTTCCCAAGTATTCCAAATTTATATATACTCTAGCTGTTATTACGATCGCTGCTATCGGCCTGAGTCGGATATATATAGGAGTACACTGGCCGACAGATATAATTGCTGGCTACGGAGTCGGCTATATTTGGCTGATGCTGTGCATCACAATGCTGAAGTTGCAAACCAGACAAGTCTAG
- a CDS encoding ComEA family DNA-binding protein produces MLSTFRLLPTSWTLLKNRQDACEAKNDFSCGVGVPKNRQDASSTNNDFSCGVGVSPARSRVVANVARYRLLPTATATAILVALTGCVSPTASNTDSTSSPAATASPASTSGHSMNHGGKGSININTAILSELDKLEAKLGIPALSNKIQASRPYGKVEELVSKNVITQAQLDQIKDLVTIENVVLTGEPKDVDFMTKLGLMKGHLFVAQELLDQGKPDQAEPHIGHPVEEIYADVEDQLNERKIPEFKATLIKLQDLVKAGAKDPAQVKAEFDTSMQAVDGAIAALPEAQRKDPKFVLQVINGLLDTANSEYGAAVANGKIAAIIEYQDSRGFVMYAEMLYKDIAEQVAKTSPDIDKAIVANMTELKTTWPTAIAPPAPVKTTEEVTKLVKTIESDSQKVLKPAS; encoded by the coding sequence ATGTTATCAACATTTCGTTTATTACCCACATCTTGGACCCTTCTGAAGAACAGGCAAGATGCCTGTGAAGCGAAGAATGACTTTTCTTGTGGGGTGGGCGTCCCCAAGAACAGGCAAGATGCCAGTTCCACAAACAATGACTTTTCTTGTGGGGTGGGCGTCTCGCCCGCCCGTAGCAGGGTTGTTGCAAATGTTGCAAGATATCGTTTATTACCGACCGCCACGGCTACAGCCATCCTCGTTGCTCTGACCGGTTGCGTTTCCCCCACAGCCAGCAACACCGACAGCACATCCTCACCCGCTGCTACAGCCAGTCCCGCATCCACAAGCGGTCACAGCATGAACCACGGCGGCAAAGGCAGCATCAACATCAATACTGCCATTCTTTCAGAGTTAGATAAACTCGAAGCCAAGTTAGGAATCCCGGCACTTTCTAACAAAATTCAAGCCAGCCGCCCTTACGGCAAAGTCGAAGAATTGGTTTCAAAAAATGTCATTACTCAAGCCCAATTAGACCAAATCAAAGACTTGGTAACTATTGAAAACGTGGTGCTGACAGGGGAACCAAAAGATGTAGACTTCATGACTAAACTCGGCTTGATGAAAGGGCATCTTTTCGTAGCCCAAGAACTCTTGGATCAAGGCAAACCCGACCAAGCAGAACCGCACATCGGGCATCCAGTCGAAGAAATTTATGCCGATGTGGAAGATCAGCTAAACGAGCGTAAAATTCCTGAATTTAAGGCTACTTTAATTAAATTGCAGGATTTAGTTAAAGCAGGTGCAAAAGATCCGGCTCAAGTGAAGGCGGAATTTGACACATCAATGCAAGCAGTTGACGGAGCAATTGCCGCTCTTCCCGAAGCGCAGCGCAAAGATCCGAAATTCGTGCTGCAAGTGATTAACGGCTTGCTGGATACAGCTAATTCCGAATATGGAGCCGCAGTTGCTAACGGCAAGATTGCCGCAATTATTGAATATCAAGATTCGCGAGGTTTTGTCATGTACGCGGAAATGCTGTACAAAGATATAGCCGAGCAAGTGGCTAAAACCAGCCCCGACATTGACAAAGCAATTGTTGCCAACATGACGGAACTGAAGACAACTTGGCCAACTGCGATCGCACCCCCCGCCCCCGTAAAAACAACCGAAGAAGTCACCAAGCTAGTTAAAACCATCGAAAGCGACAGCCAAAAAGTTCTCAAACCAGCCTCCTAA
- a CDS encoding sensor histidine kinase: MFTKIRWRLLLSYLTVFTSILVIFAAGVRLLFARSLTQQLTDRLTALGQGAATNAEPEACAKKIDFKSEIDGDMYLLGNAGQLTRLFANLIENALHYTLAGGTIEVTANSVSSYLIVSVRDTGAGIAAEHIKLVFERFWRADESRSYWAGGSGLGLAIAKSIAQNHGGSITLTSQVGVGSCFTVRLPSIKVSEHSQD; this comes from the coding sequence ATGTTTACTAAAATTCGATGGCGTTTGCTGTTATCTTATCTGACAGTATTTACCTCAATCTTAGTCATTTTTGCCGCTGGGGTGCGGCTTTTGTTCGCGCGCAGTCTCACCCAACAGCTAACAGACAGACTGACTGCTTTAGGGCAAGGAGCCGCTACTAATGCAGAACCTGAAGCCTGTGCTAAAAAAATTGATTTCAAATCTGAGATTGACGGGGATATGTACTTGCTAGGAAATGCGGGACAACTGACACGGCTGTTCGCCAATTTGATTGAAAACGCACTCCACTACACGCTCGCAGGAGGAACAATTGAAGTTACAGCTAACTCTGTCAGTTCTTATTTAATTGTTAGCGTGCGCGATACGGGTGCGGGGATAGCAGCAGAGCATATTAAACTGGTTTTTGAACGCTTTTGGCGGGCGGATGAATCTCGTTCCTATTGGGCAGGGGGTTCGGGTTTGGGATTGGCGATCGCCAAAAGCATTGCCCAAAATCACGGTGGCTCAATTACCCTCACCAGTCAGGTAGGAGTTGGCAGTTGCTTCACCGTCCGATTGCCATCTATTAAAGTATCCGAGCATTCGCAGGATTAA
- a CDS encoding response regulator transcription factor, with amino-acid sequence MKILLVEDDDRIAKPLAEDLRHQNHAVDIATDGIEAWDYIQSVNYDLVLLDLMLPKLDGIALCKRLRAAKSNTLILMLTARDTTSDKVLGLDAGADDYLIKPFELEELSARIRALSRRIPETKPLILSHGDLQLNPSSCTVTYGNQPLSLTPKEYMILECFLRNPTQVLTRAAILDKLWDFDRSSGEGTVKTHVTNLRSKLKAAGSSENFIETVYGIGYRLSGTN; translated from the coding sequence ATGAAAATTTTGCTAGTTGAAGACGACGATCGCATTGCCAAACCTCTAGCAGAAGATTTAAGGCATCAAAATCATGCCGTCGATATAGCGACTGACGGCATCGAAGCTTGGGATTACATCCAATCAGTTAATTATGACCTAGTTTTGTTAGATTTGATGCTGCCAAAATTAGATGGAATTGCGCTGTGCAAGCGTCTGCGTGCAGCTAAGTCCAACACTCTGATTTTGATGCTGACAGCACGGGATACAACCTCAGATAAAGTCCTTGGACTCGATGCGGGGGCTGATGATTATTTAATTAAGCCCTTTGAATTAGAAGAATTATCAGCACGAATCAGAGCTTTATCTCGCAGAATTCCTGAAACCAAGCCGCTGATTTTAAGCCACGGCGATTTGCAACTCAATCCCAGTAGCTGCACCGTCACCTATGGCAATCAACCTTTATCTTTAACACCCAAAGAATATATGATATTAGAATGCTTTTTGAGAAACCCCACTCAAGTTTTGACTCGTGCAGCAATTTTAGATAAACTGTGGGATTTCGATCGCTCCTCTGGAGAAGGCACTGTCAAGACTCACGTTACAAATCTGCGGAGCAAGCTAAAAGCAGCCGGAAGTTCAGAAAATTTCATCGAAACAGTTTATGGAATTGGTTATCGTCTCAGCGGCACTAACTGA
- a CDS encoding sensor histidine kinase, producing the protein MRTKNHHQAVLHKQSRRKTSRDLELPSNWFQRLIRRTPIRWKISLGYALVLSIAVLGTTAGQLVGNLYTKKAWDKLNLEQDEAQLLSELKIAVLQTQSQQQKLVILIGNSASFNQEKDEYFAHNKRVNQLFSKLRILVEQNFNKDDPEIVKLNQCLQTYDAIQTAYSQQLDGLLQEIDPKRLSPEKVTASQQLLWEFTKSQSAIHFNQLSEDLTKLVKLAYQGQDRAEIGMEDAREVLKEVSIASLLLSLIGATIFAFYISRMISQPIEALTQVAEQVTKESNFSLQASVTTDDEVGELTISFNSLIESVKEHIEALKLSQQNLEKRVEERTEEISQKNHELQSAYNQLADALHNLQQTQAQLIQAEKMSSLGQMVAGIAHEINNPVSFIYSNLEHASNYAQDLLRLVELYQKQYPNPSGAIQAETEAIELDFLADDFSKVIHSMKNGADRIRQIVLSLRNFSRLDESQLKLANIHEGIDSTLVILNQRLEQRIAVIKEYGDLPLVKCYPALLNQVFMNIIENAIAALEEGKINSKNLSCGTQQPTIWIHTKIIDSEMVRIGIRDNGTGIPPELINKVFDPFFTTKDVGKGTGLGLTVCYQMIEKHKGNLEVFSELGEGAEFLITLPIKPSDSST; encoded by the coding sequence ATGCGAACAAAAAACCATCACCAAGCTGTACTTCACAAGCAATCCCGTCGAAAAACATCAAGGGATTTGGAACTTCCCTCCAATTGGTTCCAGCGACTGATCCGCCGCACCCCGATTCGGTGGAAAATTAGCTTGGGTTATGCACTGGTACTCAGTATTGCTGTTTTGGGAACGACTGCTGGACAGCTAGTTGGAAATTTATACACCAAAAAAGCTTGGGATAAGCTCAACCTAGAACAAGACGAGGCACAGCTTTTAAGCGAACTAAAAATTGCTGTATTGCAAACTCAATCTCAGCAACAAAAGCTAGTTATTCTGATCGGAAATTCCGCATCATTTAATCAGGAAAAGGATGAATACTTCGCTCACAACAAACGAGTCAATCAGCTTTTTTCCAAATTAAGAATTTTGGTAGAGCAGAATTTCAACAAAGACGACCCAGAAATAGTAAAGTTGAATCAATGTTTACAGACTTATGACGCGATTCAAACAGCCTACAGCCAACAACTAGATGGACTGCTGCAAGAAATCGATCCGAAACGCTTGTCGCCAGAAAAAGTTACAGCCTCGCAGCAGTTACTTTGGGAATTTACCAAAAGCCAGTCGGCAATACATTTTAACCAACTTTCAGAAGATTTAACTAAACTTGTTAAGCTTGCTTATCAAGGACAGGATCGAGCAGAAATTGGTATGGAGGACGCGCGGGAAGTTCTCAAAGAAGTAAGCATCGCCAGTCTTTTACTTTCGCTGATCGGTGCCACTATTTTTGCATTCTACATCAGTCGCATGATTTCTCAACCTATAGAAGCACTCACTCAAGTCGCTGAACAAGTAACTAAGGAATCCAATTTTAGCCTCCAAGCTTCTGTTACTACTGACGATGAAGTAGGAGAATTAACTATTTCTTTCAACAGTCTAATTGAATCGGTAAAAGAGCATATTGAAGCGCTAAAATTATCCCAGCAAAATTTGGAAAAGCGCGTGGAAGAAAGGACTGAAGAAATTTCACAAAAAAATCACGAGTTGCAGTCAGCTTACAATCAACTTGCAGATGCCTTGCACAATCTTCAGCAGACTCAAGCCCAGCTAATCCAAGCCGAGAAAATGTCGAGTTTGGGTCAAATGGTAGCAGGTATCGCTCACGAAATCAACAATCCGGTCAGTTTTATTTACAGCAATCTAGAACACGCTAGTAACTACGCTCAAGACTTACTGCGATTAGTGGAATTGTACCAGAAGCAGTACCCTAATCCCAGTGGCGCTATTCAAGCTGAAACTGAGGCAATTGAATTGGATTTTCTGGCTGATGATTTCTCTAAAGTTATACATTCAATGAAAAATGGTGCTGATAGAATTAGACAAATTGTTCTGTCTCTGCGTAACTTTTCTAGGTTGGATGAATCGCAGCTAAAACTGGCCAATATTCATGAAGGAATTGACAGTACGTTGGTAATTCTCAATCAGCGTTTGGAGCAAAGAATTGCAGTTATTAAAGAATATGGAGATTTGCCTTTAGTAAAGTGTTATCCTGCGCTCCTGAATCAGGTGTTTATGAATATAATCGAAAATGCGATCGCCGCCCTTGAGGAAGGAAAGATTAATAGTAAAAACTTAAGCTGTGGGACTCAGCAACCTACCATCTGGATTCATACCAAAATAATAGATAGCGAAATGGTTAGAATAGGAATTAGAGATAACGGTACTGGGATACCGCCAGAGTTAATAAATAAAGTATTTGACCCTTTTTTCACGACTAAAGATGTAGGAAAAGGAACGGGTTTAGGACTAACTGTTTGTTATCAAATGATTGAAAAGCACAAGGGTAATTTAGAGGTTTTTTCGGAACTGGGAGAGGGAGCAGAGTTTTTGATTACGCTGCCAATTAAACCATCTGACAGTTCGACATAA
- the rppA gene encoding two-component system response regulator RppA, giving the protein MRVLLVEDEPDLGKAIDRTLKQEKYIVDWALDGSEAWEYLDSHWMQYNLAIFDWLLPGLSGLELLRRLRAKHSALPVLMLTAKDRMEDKVAGLDAGADDYLVKPFGMAELLARLRALQRRSPQIQPQQLQVGNLVLDCGNRTACHLDRNGKNQIISLTNKEFQLLEYFMKHPNQIITTDKIRNQLWEASADTFSNVVAAQVRLLRRKLESVGGTNLIETVHGVGYRMRN; this is encoded by the coding sequence ATGAGAGTTTTGCTAGTTGAAGATGAGCCTGATTTAGGGAAAGCGATCGATCGCACTTTAAAGCAGGAAAAATATATTGTTGATTGGGCTTTGGATGGCAGTGAAGCTTGGGAATATTTAGACAGTCACTGGATGCAATATAACCTGGCTATTTTTGACTGGTTGCTACCAGGATTGTCAGGATTGGAACTGCTGCGGAGATTGCGTGCTAAACATAGCGCACTGCCCGTATTGATGCTGACAGCAAAAGACCGAATGGAAGATAAAGTTGCGGGACTAGATGCTGGGGCTGACGATTATTTAGTTAAACCGTTCGGGATGGCGGAACTGTTAGCAAGATTGCGGGCTTTGCAAAGGCGATCGCCCCAAATTCAGCCCCAACAGCTACAAGTAGGGAATCTGGTTCTCGACTGCGGAAATCGCACTGCTTGTCATCTCGATCGCAACGGCAAAAACCAGATAATTTCGCTGACAAATAAAGAATTTCAACTGTTAGAATATTTTATGAAACATCCGAACCAAATTATCACCACTGACAAAATTCGGAATCAGCTATGGGAGGCTAGTGCAGATACCTTTAGCAATGTGGTAGCAGCTCAAGTGCGCTTGCTGCGCCGCAAACTTGAGTCGGTTGGCGGCACGAATTTAATTGAAACCGTACACGGCGTCGGATACCGCATGAGAAATTAA
- a CDS encoding type II toxin-antitoxin system PemK/MazF family toxin, whose protein sequence is MTVRRGEIWIAALDPTQGSEQAGVRPIIIFQNDTIARYTTTVISIPLTTNLRRASLPSSVFIPSGEGGLTQDSVALCHQMRVLDKTRLRNKIGEVNSDILVQLENNVLFTLGYLP, encoded by the coding sequence ATGACAGTCAGACGGGGTGAAATCTGGATTGCAGCCCTCGATCCTACGCAAGGTTCCGAACAGGCAGGTGTACGTCCCATAATTATTTTCCAGAACGATACTATTGCGAGATACACGACTACTGTTATCAGTATTCCTCTAACAACTAATCTGCGCCGTGCCTCTCTCCCTTCATCTGTTTTCATTCCCAGCGGTGAGGGAGGATTGACTCAAGATTCCGTTGCATTGTGCCATCAAATGCGAGTTTTGGATAAAACACGTTTGCGAAATAAAATTGGTGAAGTTAATTCAGATATCTTGGTACAATTAGAAAATAATGTATTATTTACCTTGGGATATTTACCTTAA
- a CDS encoding FTR1 family iron permease: MNFGEALPTFVITLREGVEAALVVGIVLACLKKSGQSYLSPWVFGGVGVGLIASALIGVLFGWIIQILSASNQPFAPIMESLLEAIFGLVAIAMLSWMLIWMTKQARFMKAEVEGAVSAALTKNSHAGWGVFSLVVIAVLREGFETVLFVVAKFQQGIIPALGALAGILSATALGVLLFKWGVKINIRLFFKYMGILLLFIVAGLVVSTLGIFDSAMNILSQTNRESAALCFYYERFTKIHSCILGPMVWNTSQLLPEEKFPGLLLSALFGYTDKLYVVQAIAYLMFLGTVGGIYFQSLAGRVFFPFKKTQVMK; this comes from the coding sequence ATGAATTTTGGCGAAGCATTGCCCACGTTTGTAATTACCCTCCGCGAAGGAGTCGAAGCCGCATTAGTTGTCGGAATTGTTCTAGCTTGCCTCAAAAAATCAGGACAAAGTTATTTAAGTCCTTGGGTTTTCGGCGGTGTTGGCGTTGGACTGATTGCCAGCGCTTTGATAGGTGTACTGTTCGGCTGGATTATTCAAATTTTGTCCGCATCGAATCAGCCTTTTGCACCGATTATGGAGTCCCTGCTAGAAGCAATCTTTGGGCTTGTGGCGATCGCAATGCTGAGCTGGATGCTGATTTGGATGACCAAACAAGCGCGATTTATGAAAGCCGAAGTTGAAGGCGCTGTGAGTGCCGCCTTAACCAAAAATTCTCATGCCGGCTGGGGCGTATTTAGTTTAGTTGTGATTGCCGTTTTACGCGAAGGATTTGAAACCGTTTTGTTTGTGGTTGCCAAGTTTCAACAAGGGATTATTCCAGCCCTCGGTGCTTTGGCGGGCATTCTCTCAGCCACCGCACTTGGTGTCCTGCTGTTTAAATGGGGAGTCAAAATTAATATCCGCCTGTTTTTCAAATATATGGGCATTTTATTGCTCTTTATTGTAGCGGGTTTAGTGGTATCTACTTTGGGGATTTTTGACAGCGCGATGAATATTTTATCGCAAACAAACCGCGAATCAGCAGCACTGTGTTTCTATTACGAAAGATTTACTAAAATCCACTCTTGCATTCTCGGGCCGATGGTCTGGAATACCTCGCAACTGCTTCCCGAAGAAAAGTTTCCCGGTTTGTTGTTGAGTGCGCTGTTTGGATACACGGACAAGCTGTATGTCGTGCAGGCGATCGCCTATTTGATGTTTTTAGGCACTGTCGGTGGCATCTACTTCCAAAGTCTGGCAGGTAGAGTTTTCTTCCCCTTCAAAAAAACACAGGTAATGAAATAG